CTGACCGGAACGTTCTATCTGGCCATGACGGCGTTCTTCGCCGCTGTGGTGGGGGTCATGACGCTGCTGTCCCGGCGACGGGGCGAGCCGCACGACACCCCCGCCCACCACGGGCCGTCGCGCCACGGATGACCATCCCCCCGCTGTCCCGGCTGGACCACATCACCGTCGCCGCCGCCACCGTGCGCGACGGGGTGGAATGGGTGGCTGCACGGCTGAAGGGAATCACCCCGCCGGCCGGCGGGGCGCACCCGGTCATGGGCACCCATAATCATCTGCTGCGGCTGGGCGACGGCCTGTTTCTGGAGGTCATCGCCCCCGACCCGGCGGTGCCCGATCCCCCGCGCCGTCCGCGCTGGTTCGCGCTGGACGATCCCGCCTTTCTGGCGGGCCTGCGCCGGGACGGGCCGCGGCTGGCCACCTGGGTGGCGCGCACCGACGCTATCGGTGCGGTGGCCGCCCGGTCCCCGGTGCCGCTGGGCGCGCCGGAACGGGTCGGGCGCGGAACCCTGGAATGGCTCATCACGGTGCCGCCCGACGGTTCGCTGCCGGCGGACGGGGTGGTGCCGACGCTGATCCAATGGCCGGCGGACCGGCCCCACCCGGCGGAATCCATGGCCGATTTCTGCGTGCGGCTGGAAGGGCTGACCCTTCACCATCCCGACCCCGCCCTGGTGGCGGCGGCGCTGACCCAACTGGACGTGGCGGAGGCCCGCCCCGGCGGCCCCGTGCGTGTGGACCCCGCCCCCGCCGCCCCGCGTCTGGTGGCGCGGCTGCGGCTGGGGTCGGGGGACGCTGTGGTGTTGGGGTAATGCTGGGGTGACGGTGCCCCTTCCCCGTCAGGGCTCGCCGCCCACCGTCAGCCGCCCGCCAGCGGTGCGGGCGGTGGTGCCGGGGCGTTCCAGATCCTCGGCCACGGCACCCGGCTGGACGAAATCGCCCGGCAACACCGCGCGGGCCAGATAGGCCAGACGGAACCCCGGCTTGTCGCGGCTCACCGGCACCACCCCGGCGAAACGGTCGTCGCGGTATTCCACCAGATGCACCGGCGACAGGGCATCCAGCCACGCCAGATTCCCCAGCGACCCGCTGTCGCCCACCCGCACGTTCTCGATCACCAGACCGGCGGGCAGCGGGTCGGCCACCGCCAGCGTGCGCTCCGCCGGCTCCAGACTCTCGCCCGCCAGGATCACCACCACCAGCTCGTTGTGGCGCAGGGTGCCGGCGGTGACCGGCTTGCCGTCCATGGTGTAGAGGCTGCGGGTCAGGCGCAGGCCGTTTTCTTCCGCCGGCAGCGGTGCGGCGGGAACGCCGGTCACCGCCACGGCCACCCGCCCCTCGCCCGCCAGCACCACCGGGGCGGCCAGAAGATCGATGCGGCGCACCACGCCCCTGGCGGAATCGAAGGGCTGGCCGTCGATGGTGAGTTTCGGCGCATCGCCGCGCCCGGCCCCGCGGGCGGCCAGGGCCACCCACGCCTGTTCCTGCACCCCCGTGCGGGGTACCGCGGCCACGGTGCGGCCCAGACGGGTGACGGCCTCGCCCAGCCGGCCCTTGTCCACCACACCGCTTTCCTGCATCAGCGCCAGCACCGCCGCCTCGTCACGCAGGGCGGAGCCATGGTCTCGCAAGGCCGCCGACACCATGCGGGCGCTGGACAGGCCGGTGAACGCCTCCGCCCCCGCCTTGGTCTCCCCCGCCAGCACCAGGGCTGCGGCCACATGGGCGCGCGCCA
This DNA window, taken from Azospirillum fermentarium, encodes the following:
- a CDS encoding VOC family protein — encoded protein: MTIPPLSRLDHITVAAATVRDGVEWVAARLKGITPPAGGAHPVMGTHNHLLRLGDGLFLEVIAPDPAVPDPPRRPRWFALDDPAFLAGLRRDGPRLATWVARTDAIGAVAARSPVPLGAPERVGRGTLEWLITVPPDGSLPADGVVPTLIQWPADRPHPAESMADFCVRLEGLTLHHPDPALVAAALTQLDVAEARPGGPVRVDPAPAAPRLVARLRLGSGDAVVLG